The Zobellia alginiliquefaciens genome contains a region encoding:
- a CDS encoding sugar transferase codes for MYRHFFKRLIDFILALSILVLTSPIILLVIIFLGIANHGNIFFVQSRPGKNGKVFKILKFKTMNDKKDASGNLLPDEVRLTTAGKFVRKTSLDELPQLLNVLKGDMSLIGPRPLLVSYLPLYSDFQKRRHEVKPGITGWAQVNGRNAISWDKKFEYDVSYVDHLTFILDLKILVKTVLKVIKSDGISSDTSATMELFTGTGNNKLCD; via the coding sequence ATTTACAGGCATTTTTTTAAGAGACTAATTGATTTTATACTGGCATTGTCAATTTTAGTATTGACTTCTCCCATTATACTGCTTGTCATTATCTTTTTAGGAATTGCAAATCATGGCAACATATTTTTTGTTCAAAGCCGTCCAGGAAAAAACGGTAAGGTTTTCAAAATACTGAAATTCAAAACCATGAACGATAAAAAAGATGCCTCAGGCAATCTTTTACCCGATGAAGTAAGGCTTACCACCGCAGGTAAATTTGTTAGAAAGACATCACTAGATGAATTGCCACAATTGTTAAACGTTTTAAAAGGAGACATGAGCCTCATTGGTCCTCGTCCTTTATTGGTTTCTTACCTGCCCCTTTACAGTGATTTCCAAAAGCGAAGACATGAAGTTAAGCCCGGCATAACAGGGTGGGCACAAGTAAATGGTAGAAACGCTATTTCTTGGGACAAAAAGTTTGAATATGATGTGTCGTATGTAGACCATTTGACATTTATACTGGATTTAAAAATACTGGTTAAGACCGTATTGAAAGTTATTAAAAGTGATGGTATTTCCTCCGATACAAGCGCTACAATGGAACTATTTACAGGAACGGGAAATAACAAATTATGCGATTAA